The genome window GGTGTCCTCGCCGCCGCCTTCCGCTCCCCGCTCCGGCGAGCTGCTCGCCATGTCAACCCGGGCGCCCCCGCCCGAGCCGCTGAAGGCTCCCCGAATCCTGCAGCCCCCCACGGACTGCTCCAGCTGTCACCGCTGAGGACCTCTTCCATGTCCGACTCCCTTCCCAAGTACTGGCAGAGCCTGGCCGAGCGCGCGGGCGAGCTGCCCGAGCAGACGCGGAACGAGTTCGCCGACGAGCTGCCGGTGGGCGTGGCCGCCTCGCCTCCCGATGCGAGCAGCCGCCGCGACTTCTTCAAGGTGATGGGCCTGAGCGCCGCCGCCGCGATGGTGGCCTGCCAGCGCGCGCCCGTGCAGAAGGTCATCCCCTACGTGGCCCGGCCGGACGAAGTCACTCCGGGTACGGCGCTCTGGTACGCGTCCACCTGCAACGGGTGCAGCGCCCAGTGCGGCCTGCTGCTGAAGACGCGCGACGGCCGCCCCATCAAGGTGGAGGGCAACGACGAGCACCCCGTCTCGCGCGGCGGTGTGTGCTCGGTGGGCCAGGCGTCCGTCCTGTCCCTCTATGACGCCAGTCGCGCCCGCTTCCCCACCTCGGCCCGCCAGCGCACCGCGTGGGCGACGCTGGACGGCGTGGTGACGGCGGGGCTGCGTGAGGCCGCCGAGACGGGCAGGGCCATCCGCGTGGTGCTGCCCTGGGTGATGGGCCCCACCGCCGAGGCCGCGGTGAAGCGCTTCCTCTCCGCGTACCCCACGGCGCGCACGGTGCGCTACGAGCCGCTGGGCGAGCTGTCGGCGATTGGCGACGCCCACCTCGTCACCCACGGCGTGCGCGTGGTGCCGGACTACCGCTTCGACCAGGCGAAGGTCATCGCCAGCTTCGGCGCGGACTTCCTGGGCACCTGGGTGTCTCCCGTGGCCTTCACCCGCCAGTACACCGAGGCGCGCGACGCGGCCGGCAAGCGGGAGATGGCGCGGCACTTCCAGGTGGAGCCGGCGCTGACGCTCACCGGCGCCGCCGCGGACCGACGCTTCCTGGTGGCTCCGTCCGATGTGACGCCCGCCCTGGCGGACCTGGTGCGGCGGCTGGCGGTGAAGGCGGGCCGCACGGTGCCGACGGTGGCGTCGCTGCCCGCTCCGGCGCTGGAGGAGGCCGCGCTGGAGGAGTTGGCGGACGCGCTGTGGGCGCAGCGGGGCAGGGCGCTCGTGGTGGCGGGCGGGGACGAGGTGGCCGCGCAGGTGCTGGCCAGCACGGCCAACGCGCTGCTCGGCAACGAGGGCACCACGGTGTCCGTGGCGGACGGCGTGACGCTGGATGCGGATGCGCTGACGTACGGTGCGCTGCTGGCGGAGCTGGGGGCCGGGGCGGTGGGCGCGGTGCTCTTCCTGGGCGTCAACCCTGCCTATGCGGACCCTCGCGTTGAGGAACTGGAGGCGCTGCTCAAGGCCGTGCCGCTCACCGTGGCCACCAGCGACAGGCTGGACGAGACGGCGTCCCTGGTGCGTTTCCATGCGCCGGACTCCACGGCGCTGGAGTCGTGGGGAGACTCGGAGCCTCGGCGTGGCGTGCTGTCACTGCGTCAGCCAGCGGTGGCTCCGCTGCATGAGACTCGCGCGGTGGTGGAGTCGCTGCTGGCGTGGGCGGGGGGGCCTGCCTCGCACCATGACTTCCTGCGCGCTCGCTGGGAGGCGGAGGTGTTTCCCCTCGCTGGTGCGGTGTCGGTGGACTTCGGCGCCTTCTGGGATGAGGCCGTGCGCCGGGGCGTGGTGAGGCTGCCCGCGACTGCCGTGGCGGCTCCGGCCTTCCGCGAGGATGGGCTGGCGAAGGCGCTGGCCGGTGTGGCCCGGCCCTCCGTGGAGTGGGAGCTGGTGCTGTACCCCTCCGTGGCGGTGCGCGACGGCGCCCCCGCCAACAACGGCTGGTTGCAGGAGGTGCCGGACCCCATCACCAAGGCGACGTGGGGCAACCCCGCCTGCATCGCTCCGGCTCGAGCGAAGGCGCTGGGCCTCTCCGACGGCGACGTGGTGCGGGTGCGCGCGGGCGGGAAGACGGTGGCGCTACCGGTGCTCATCCAGGCGGGCACGCACCCCTCCGTCATCGCCGTGGCGGTGGGCTATGGCCGCACGAAGGCGGGCCGCGTGGCCGACGGCATCGGCGTCAACGGCTACCCGCTGGCGGCGGTGGTGGACGGACAGGCGCGGCGCTCGGTGCCGGGCGTCACGGTGGAGGCCACCGGCGAGCAGCAGCCGCTGGCGCTCACCCAGACGTACCACCGGCTGGAAGGACGCCCCCACGTGCGTGAGGCCGAGCTGGCCGCCTTCCTGGCCAACCCGCGCGCCGGCAACGAGGTGGAGGGGGCGCATGGCGGAAATGGCTCGCACCCGCTCTCCATCTGGTCCGGCCATGAGTACAAGGGCCACCGCTGGGCCATGGCGGTGGACCTGAGCGCCTGCACGGGCTGCTCGGCCTGTGTGGTGTCCTGCCAGGCGGAGAACAACATCCCCAGCGTGGGGCGCGACGAGGTGCTGCGCTCGCGCGAGATGCACTGGATGCGCATCGACCGCTACTACGAGGGCGACGAGGCCAACCCCCAGGTCGTCCACCAGCCGATGATGTGCCAGCACTGCGAGAATGCGCCGTGCGAGACGGTGTGCCCGGTGCTCGCCACGGTGCACTCCAGCGAGGGGCTCAACCAGCAGGTCTACAACCGCTGCGTGGGCACCCGGTACTGCGCCAACAACTGCCCCACCAAGGTCCGCCGCTTCAACTGGTTCGACTACAAGCACGACGAGCCGCTGGAGCGCATGGTGCTCAACCCGGACGTCGTCGTGCGCAGCCGTGGCGTCATGGAGAAGTGCTCCCTGTGCGTGCAGCGCGTCACCGAGGCCAAGGCCACCGCCCACCGTGAGGGCCGTCCGCTGCGCGACGGAGACGTCCAGACGGCCTGCCAGCAGAGCTGCCCCGCGAAGGCCCTCCACTTCGGGGACATCAATGACCCCGGCAGCGCGGTGGCGAAGCTCTCGAAGGACGGCCGCGCCTTCCGGCTGCTGGAGGAGCTGAACATCGGGCCGTCCATCACCTACCTCACGAAGATCCGCAACACCGGGTCGGGAAGCGAAACATGAGCCACCAGCACCTGTCTCCGCTGCGCGTGCCGCTCGTCAGCGAGGCGCGCAGCCTGGGCCAGCTCACCGAGGAAATCTGTGCGCCCATGGAGCGCCCGGCCACCTGGAGGTGGTGGGCGGCCTTCGCGGTGGCGGTGTCGATTCTGGGCACCGGCGCCGGAATCGTCGCCTACCAGGTGGGCACCGGCATTGGCGTGTGGGGCCTCAACAAGACGGTGGGCTGGGCCTTCGACATCACGAACTTCGTATTCTGGGTGGGCATCGGCCACGCCGGCACGCTCATCTCCGCCATCCTCTTCCTCTTCCGGCAGAAGTGGCGCACCAGCATCAACCGCGCCGCCGAGGCCATGACGCTGTTCGCGGTCCTCTGCGCGGCCCTCTTTCCCGTCATCCACATGGGCCGCCCCTGGCTGGCCTTCTGGGTGCTGCCCTATCCGAATGACCGCGGCAGCCTGTGGGTGAACTTCCGCTCGCCGCTGCTGTGGGACGTGTTCGCCATCTCCACGTACTTCACCGTGTCCGCGGTGTTCTGGTACGTGGGCCTCATCCCCGACCTAGCCACCGTGCGAGACAGGGCGAAGGCCGGCCTGCGCAAGGCTGTCTTCAAGGTGCTGTCACTGGGGTGGACGGGCTCGCACCGGACGTGGAGCCGCTACGAGACGGTGTACCTGCTGCTCGCCGGCCTGGCCACGCCGTTGGTGCTCAGCGTCCACACCATCGTCTCCATGGACTTCGCCACGTCCGTCATCCCCGGCTGGCACACCACCATCTTCCCGCCGTACTTCGTCGCGGGCGCGGTGTTCAGCGGCTTCGCCATGGTGCTGACGCTGATGATCATCACCC of Pyxidicoccus trucidator contains these proteins:
- a CDS encoding TAT-variant-translocated molybdopterin oxidoreductase encodes the protein MSDSLPKYWQSLAERAGELPEQTRNEFADELPVGVAASPPDASSRRDFFKVMGLSAAAAMVACQRAPVQKVIPYVARPDEVTPGTALWYASTCNGCSAQCGLLLKTRDGRPIKVEGNDEHPVSRGGVCSVGQASVLSLYDASRARFPTSARQRTAWATLDGVVTAGLREAAETGRAIRVVLPWVMGPTAEAAVKRFLSAYPTARTVRYEPLGELSAIGDAHLVTHGVRVVPDYRFDQAKVIASFGADFLGTWVSPVAFTRQYTEARDAAGKREMARHFQVEPALTLTGAAADRRFLVAPSDVTPALADLVRRLAVKAGRTVPTVASLPAPALEEAALEELADALWAQRGRALVVAGGDEVAAQVLASTANALLGNEGTTVSVADGVTLDADALTYGALLAELGAGAVGAVLFLGVNPAYADPRVEELEALLKAVPLTVATSDRLDETASLVRFHAPDSTALESWGDSEPRRGVLSLRQPAVAPLHETRAVVESLLAWAGGPASHHDFLRARWEAEVFPLAGAVSVDFGAFWDEAVRRGVVRLPATAVAAPAFREDGLAKALAGVARPSVEWELVLYPSVAVRDGAPANNGWLQEVPDPITKATWGNPACIAPARAKALGLSDGDVVRVRAGGKTVALPVLIQAGTHPSVIAVAVGYGRTKAGRVADGIGVNGYPLAAVVDGQARRSVPGVTVEATGEQQPLALTQTYHRLEGRPHVREAELAAFLANPRAGNEVEGAHGGNGSHPLSIWSGHEYKGHRWAMAVDLSACTGCSACVVSCQAENNIPSVGRDEVLRSREMHWMRIDRYYEGDEANPQVVHQPMMCQHCENAPCETVCPVLATVHSSEGLNQQVYNRCVGTRYCANNCPTKVRRFNWFDYKHDEPLERMVLNPDVVVRSRGVMEKCSLCVQRVTEAKATAHREGRPLRDGDVQTACQQSCPAKALHFGDINDPGSAVAKLSKDGRAFRLLEELNIGPSITYLTKIRNTGSGSET
- the nrfD gene encoding NrfD/PsrC family molybdoenzyme membrane anchor subunit; this encodes MSHQHLSPLRVPLVSEARSLGQLTEEICAPMERPATWRWWAAFAVAVSILGTGAGIVAYQVGTGIGVWGLNKTVGWAFDITNFVFWVGIGHAGTLISAILFLFRQKWRTSINRAAEAMTLFAVLCAALFPVIHMGRPWLAFWVLPYPNDRGSLWVNFRSPLLWDVFAISTYFTVSAVFWYVGLIPDLATVRDRAKAGLRKAVFKVLSLGWTGSHRTWSRYETVYLLLAGLATPLVLSVHTIVSMDFATSVIPGWHTTIFPPYFVAGAVFSGFAMVLTLMIITRVVLGYEHLITIRHLENMTKVIIVTGGIVSLAYGTEVFIAWYSGNSYERFAFMNRAFGPYAWAYWIMVTCNVVSPHLFWFKRIRTSPAAIFVLSLVINVGMWFERFVIIVTSLHRDFLPSSWSMYTPTMVEVGTFIGTFGLFFTLFLLFVRVLPIISIGEVKSVLGFARGGHGEAPTAGARKPVETGPESLPTAEPARVLATRKDVTV